A portion of the Rhinopithecus roxellana isolate Shanxi Qingling chromosome 19, ASM756505v1, whole genome shotgun sequence genome contains these proteins:
- the LOC104659616 gene encoding uncharacterized protein LOC104659616, whose amino-acid sequence MRHLGKEGLCIEGSMLTRLLRCFTDGKSFRLTLRLWDVLILEGERVLTAMAHTSFKIHRKRLMKLSWSTIWKFQERLSQSWALEDNTVLRNLHASMKELTKKHWDLPPPAELGQWSSRVSPGIGPLHDGDRLAVPTPPAQLQDLMPSVPLGQKPCPLPAWPNGAVPKAQAEVHQHKGASQEPRTEDCCLRSLGSGDKGSLSLGEVRLCITRKHLSRNATPQLHTDPHVGGPCFLCCHFEHSSWDSEGASPEPRAEDCCPMGPEARDEGRMSPGEVRLRITRKHLSRNSMPQLHTDLHVGGPGASQEPRAAGCSLGCPEVQDEGSLSPGEVRLSITRKHLSGNSTPQLHTDPHVGGPCFLCCHFEHGSWDSVSYISSVDSSPGTTRCTPPSKPTGTATPGPAWVYDREEALREIPLQQGVPCLRLTLVEQQHGMEGAQAAPAQLPRSPCPAASQPQMAAGPCFLLLLYFYFIFLSSGPWEILSTGLGPITASGGKAEHGVPTAPASSVPWGP is encoded by the exons ATGAGACACCTG GGCAAGGAAGGGCTGTGCATTGAGGGTTCCATGCTGACGAGGCTCCTCCGGTGTTTCACTGATGGG AAATCCTTCCGGCTCACCCTGAGACTGTGGGATGTGCTCATCTTGGAGGGCGAGCGGGTACTGACGGCCATGGCGCATACATCATTCAAAATACACAGGA AGCGCCTCATGAAACTTTCCTGGAGCACCATCTGGAAGTTTCAGGAGCGACTGTCTCAGAGCTGGGCCCTGGAGGACAACACAGTCCTCAGGAATCTTCATGCCTCTATGAAAGAACTCACAAAAAAACACTGGGACCTGCCACCCCCAG CCGAGTTGGGGCAATGGTCCTCGAGGGTGTCCCCTGGCATTGGACCCCTCCATGATGGGGACAGACTGGCCGTCCCCACCCCACCAGCTCAGCTCCAGGACCTCATGCCATCAGTCCCCCTGGGACAAAAGCCTTGTCCTCTGCCAGCCTGGCCTAATGGGGCTGTCCCCAAGGCCCAGGCTGAGGTCCATCAGCACAAAGGGGCTTCTCAAGAACCCAGAACAGAAGACTGCTGTCTGAGGAGCCTGGGGTCTGGAGATAAGGGCAGCCTGTCCCTGGGTGAGGTCAGGCTTTGTATTACACGGAAACACTTGTCCAGGAATGCTACGCCACAGCTCCACACAGACCCGCATGTCGGGGGTCCATGTTTCCTGTGCTGCCATTTTGAACACAGCTCCTGGGACTCTGAGGGGGCTTCCCCAGAGCCCAGGGCAGAAGACTGCTGTCCGATGGGCCCAGAGGCTCGAGATGAGGGCAGGATGTCCCCTGGTGAGGTCAGGCTTCGTATTACACGGAAACATTTGTCCAGGAACTCTATGCCACAGCTCCACACAGACCTGCATGTCGGGGGCCCAGGGGCTTCTCAAGAACCCAGGGCAGCAGGCTGCTCTCTGGGGTGCCCAGAGGTTCAAGATGAGGGCAGCCTGTCCCCCGGTGAGGTCAGGCTTTCTATTACACGGAAACACTTGTCCGGGAACTCTACGCCACAGCTCCACACAGACCCGCATGTCGGGGGTCCGTGTTTCCTGTGCTGCCATTTTGAACACGGCTCCTGGGATTCTGTCAGTTATATATCTTCTGTGGACAGCAGCCCTGGAACAACAAGATGCACCCCGCCCAGCAAGCCCACTGGGACCGCGACACCAGGCCCTGCCTGGGTTTATGACAGGGAGGAGGCACTTCGAGAGATACCCCTGCAACAAGGTGTCCCCTGCCTGAGACTCACATTGGTAGAACAACAACATGGCATGGAGGGAGCCCAGGCAGCGCCTGCCCAGCTGCCTCGCAGCCCCTGCCCAGCTGCCTCGCAGCCCCAGATGGCTGCTGGACCTTGTTTTTTactgttactttatttttattttatatttttgtcttctggGCCTTGGGAAATACTCAGTACGGGACTTGGTCCCATCACGGCCTCAGGAGGGAAGGCTGAGCATGGGGTTCCCACAGCCCCAGCCAGCAGCGTGCCCTGGGGCCCCTGA